From the Salarias fasciatus chromosome 16, fSalaFa1.1, whole genome shotgun sequence genome, one window contains:
- the ppig gene encoding peptidyl-prolyl cis-trans isomerase G, which yields MGIKAPRPRCFLDIGISNVLVGRVVVELFADMCPKTCENFRCLCTGEKGIGKGTQKPLHYKGCLFHRIVKDFMIQGGDFSEGNGRGGESIYGGFFEDESFAVKHNKEYLLSMANRGKDTNGSQFFITTKPSPHLDGVHVVFGHVIAGQEVVQTMENQKTDHNSRPYAEVKVLNCGELIPKSKAKKEQKKKREGVSSSSSSSSSDSDSSSESSSESEKESKKRKKKAKKLKKKQKKKEKKKPEPESAGEKEQEEVVTSTVRPEEIPPIPENRFLMRRSPQAVQRPTEEGDNNPRNKDDRTRDSSGVGFNSTYHRRLVMTRSGRKIKGRGPRRYRTPSRSRSRSRDRFRRSETPPHWRLEMQRQRMRAVTGERWIKGDRSEMNEGKDEADKAPKRERKISNSTREHSAEGKKDKKRSHRSKSKEDANEKDEKHSKHKAKKREKSHSRSKSREKSRRSKSREKGHKHKSDEKRGRSKSKDKHSRKEKKEKESESDQKDKSKGHESDKKLKDDAKGRNGESARTKSKSKERTTKDARRSRSRSKDKGSKDKDEKRDKDRERGRDRRSQDRSRESKRRGTSRDKERRSRSPDRSKTRDGHRGRRSRSRSSRRRHSRERSSHRRDKDRRRSSSSSSSSSSSSDSDRDKRKSHKRRARSASRSKDRRNRARSRSNSAKGRDKNDSRKNRSSSSSSSDSD from the exons ATGGGGATCAAGGCTCCACGTCCACGCTGCTTCCTGGACATTGGCATCAGCAATGTCCTTG TCGGCAGAGTCGTGGTGGAGTTGTTTGCGGATATGTGTCCCAAAACGTGTGAAAACTTCCGATGCCTCTGCACAG GTGAGAAAGGCATCGGCAAAGGAACCCAGAAACCTCTGCACTACAAAGGATGCCTTTTTCATCGGATTGTGAAAGATTTCATGATTCAGGGAGGAGACTTCAGTGAAG GTAACGGAAGAGGAGGCGAATCCATCTATGGAGGCTTTTTCGAAG ATGAGAGCTTCGCTGTTAAACACAACAAGGAGTATCTGCTGTCGATGGCCAACAGGGGCAAAGACACCAACGGGTCTCAGTTCTTTAT AACTACAAAACCCTCGCCACATCTGGATGG CGTCCACGTGGTGTTCGGTCACGTGATCGCCGGCCAGGAGGTCGTTCAAACCATGGAGAACCAGAAGACCGACCACAACAGCAGGCCGTACGCTGAGGTGAAAGTTCTGAACTGCGGAGAGCTCATCCCGAAATCCAAAG caaagaaagaacaaaagaagaagagagagggagTCTCGTCCAGCTCAAGCAGCAGCTCGAGTGACTCCGACAGCTCCTCCGAGTCCTCGTCCGAGTCGGAAAAAGAGTCAAAGAAGCGGAAAAAGAAGGCgaaaaagcttaaaaagaaacagaagaaaaaagagaagaaaaa gcCAGAACCTGAAAGTGCCGGAGAGAAAGAACAAGAAGAGGTGGTCACATCCACAGTCCGCCCTGAGGAAATCCCGCCCATCCCCgagaaccggttcctcatgaGGAGAAGCCCGCAGGCCGTCCAGAGGCCCACGGAGGAGGGCGACAATAATCCCAGAAATAAAGACGACAGGACGAGGGACAG tTCTGGCGTAGGTTTTAATTCCACATATCACAGAAGACTGGTGATGACTCGGTCAGGCAGGAAGATCAAGGGCAGAGGTCCTCGG AGATATCGAACGCCGTCGCGCTCTCGTTCGAGGTCCAGAGATCGATTCCGTCGCAGCGAAACGCCTCCTCACTGGCGTCTGGAGATGCAGCGTCAGAGGATGAGAGCAGTCACAGGGGAGCGCTGGATCAAGGGTGACAG aAGTGAAATGAACGAAGGTAAAGATGAAGCAGATAAGGCTCCTAAACGAGAGAGAAAGATCTCCAACTCGACCCGCGAGCACTCGGCTGAGGGCAAAAAGGACAAGAAACGTTCCCACAGGTCCAAGAGCAAGGAAGACGCCAACGAAAAGGATGAGAAGCATAGCAAACACAAGGCAAAGAAGCGGGAGAAGTCTCACAGTCGCAGTAAGAGTCGCGAGAAGAGCAGGAGGTCCAAAAGCAGAGAGAAGGGTCATAAGCATAAAAGTGATGAGAAAAGAGGCCGGTCGAAGAGCAAAGACAAACATTCACGgaaggaaaagaaggaaaaagagtcAGAGAGTGATCAGAAGGATAAAAGTAAGGGTCATGAGTCTGACAAGAAACTTAAAGACGACGCGAAAGGAAGGAATGGTGAAAGCGCCAGGACGAAATCCAAAAGCAAGGAGAGAACTACAAAAGATGCTCGCAGATCGAGAAGCCGAAGCAAGGACAAAGGGTCGAAAGATAAGGACGAGAAacgagacaaagacagagagcgAGGCCGAGACCGCCGGAGTCAAGACAGGAGCCGAGAGAGCAAGAGGAGAGGGACGTCCAGGGACAAAGAGCGCCGGTCCAGGAGTCCAGACCGGAGCAAGACCAGAGACGGCCACCGGGGCCGGCGCTCccggagcaggagcagcaggaggcggcacAGCAGGGAGCGCTCGTCCCACCGGAGAGACAAGGACCggaggcgcagcagcagcagcagctcctcctcctcctcttcctccgacAGCGACAGAGACAAGAGGAAGAGCCACAAACGGAGAGCCAGGAGCGCCTCAAGGTCAAAAGACCGGCGGAACCGGGCCAGATCCAGATCAAACAGCGCGAAAGGCAGGGATAAGAACGACAGCAGGAAGAATcggtccagctccagctccagctccgacAGCGACTGA
- the cfap210 gene encoding coiled-coil domain-containing protein 173, whose amino-acid sequence MAAEAQQGSEKRAEDADGITQPPDLRQITVLRKAEWQKIQDKLNQVNREEERMREAAERRKALHLQSQEVVKLWSSTITSQTQKKLEAKKIREQIEEEKRKQIDIEEAKYQEQKRREAIEKAKTQLYYQTNRVKGLHSALLLTEVLKEREAQLELKKRIKSATKDTNKMFLDVVKTKEEEASRKEQEKAEQRRHDSEAVAEELKHRIRENEAAKEREKLESKKEGEEIQRLQELYQWEHRMESEKQETEKRNLMRAHLEHIANRDLMRALEAQKQEAEEEKRKVFLSTKQKMMKLRKEKEKELLQEAQTRRERILNSLVVTQQQQTSSEEERIARAVAEQDRKEALLRLKEEEKRAAMLKSIAQQRELLQQEKEQRDKLDKQKKQDELQARKEMLRISSEKQELQVEKSVRREQLRLEEQELEVRNAELAAMEDRQFQQYSHGVISVAAEAQRNVFPLCKAAREGFGGGPGPVRAVRKSYLVQDGSGAQMPNYVSGTTEDIRKLHEPADIQDAKKRLGFTW is encoded by the exons ATGGCGGCAGAGGCACAACAAGGATCAGAGAAACGTG CGGAGGACGCTGATGGGATAACTCAGCCACCAGACCTCCGTCAAATTACCGTTCTAAGGAAGGCTGAATGGCAGAAGATTCAGGATAAGCTGAACCAGgtgaacagagaggaggagcgtATGAGAGAGGCGGCTGAGCGGAGGAAGGCCCTGCACCTCCAGTCGCAGGAGGTGGTCAAGCTCTGGTCCAGTACCATCACT AGTCAGAcgcagaagaagctggaggcaAAGAAGATCCGAGAGCAGattgaggaggagaaaaggaagCAGATCGACATCGAAGAGGCAAAATACCAGGaacaaaagaggagagaggCCATCGAAAAAGCTAAAACTCAGCTTTATTACCAAACCAACCGGGTCAAAGGATTACAT AGCGCTCTCCTGCTGACAGAGGTGCTGAAGGAGAGGGAGGCGCAACTTGAGCTCAAGAAACGAATCAAGAGTGCCACAAAAGACACGAACAAAATGTTCCTGGATGTGGTGAAGACCAAAGAGGAAGAGGCTTCCAGGAAAGAGCAGGAGAAAGCCGAGCAGAGAAGGCATGACAGCGAGGCCGTCGCAGAAGAACTGAAACATCG AATAAGAGAAAATGAAGCTGCTAAAGAGCGAGAGAAGCTGGAGAGCAAGAAGGAAGGGGAGGAAATCCAGCGTTTACAAGAGCTCTACCAGTGGGAACACAGAATGGAGTCGGAGAAACAAGAAACCGAGAAGAGGAACCTCATGCGCGCTCACCTG GAGCACATCGCCAACAGAGACCTCATGAGAGCCTTGGAGGCCCAGAAACAGGAAGccgaggaggaaaaaaggaaagtttttctctccaccaaacagaaaatgatgaagctgcgcaaagaaaaagaaaaagagctgcTTCA agaggCTCAGACGCGCAGAGAGAGGATCCTGAACAGTCTGGtcgtcacacagcagcagcaaaccagcagcgaggaggagaggatcgCTCGGGCCGTGGCGGAGCAGGACAGGAAGGAGGCTCTGCTgcggctgaaggaggaggaaaagagggcCGCCATGCTGAAATCCATCGCTCAACAGAGAGAACTCCTG CAACaagaaaaggagcagagggACAAACTGGACAAGCAGAAGAAGCAAGACGAACTGCAGGCCAGGAAAGAGATGCTCAGGATATCTTCAGAGAAACAAGAACTGCAG GTTGAAAAGAGTGTGCGGCGAGAGCAGCTGAgactggaggagcaggaactCGAAGTGAGGAACGCCGAGCTGGCCGCCATGGAGGACAGGCAGTTCCAGCAGTATTCGCACGGCGTGATCAGCGTGGCGGCCGAGGCTCAGAGGAACGTCTTCCCGCTCTGCAAGGCTGCGAGGGAAGGGTTCGGAGGGGGGCCCGGTCCCGTCAGAGCGGTCAGGAAAAGCTATCTGGTTCAGGACGGCAGCGGCGCTCAGATGCCCAACTACGTCTCCGGGACGACAGAGGACATCAGGAAGCTTCACGAGCCGGCAGACATCCAGGACGCCAAGAAGAGACTGGGATTCACGTGGTGA
- the phgdh gene encoding D-3-phosphoglycerate dehydrogenase has product MAPISIQTVLISESVDPRCRAILEENGIRVTEKQNMTEAELIADIKNYDGLVVRSATKVTAAVINAADNLKIIGRAGTGVDNVDVEAATRKSIIVMNTPSGNTISAAELTCALLMSLSRHVPQAAMSMKQGKWDRKKFMGAELYGKVLGIVGLGRIGKEVASRMQSFGMKTIGYDPITPPEVTASWGVLQMSLEELWPQCDYITVHTPLMPSTVGLLNDETFGKCKRGVKVVNCARGGIIDEAALLRALESGQCGGAGLDVFVEEPPKNRSLIDHPNVISCPHLGASTKEAQARCGMDIAVQIVEMVKGKNLVGAVNAQVLANTFSQESQQLIKLGEAVGAVLKSCIASNAPPSHVEISTKGDSMKSSTGYMTSAVLVGLVNRQSGCCPNLINVLSLAKESGITVNQSHYASDGAAEGVCKVEITASSGRHNAVGSVRGGVAVLLQLNDSRFRQPISLSGNLLFFKASADPQLLTSLAGLLAAEGVQIESFSGPENHTGDQWFCVGLSALLKDVSALKPLVNDAAQLSI; this is encoded by the exons ATGGCCCCGATCTCCATCCAGACCGTGCTCATCAGTGAAAGTGTGGATCCCCGCTGCAGGGCCATTTTGGAGGAAAATGGCATCCGAGTGACGGAGAAGCAGAACATGACTGAGGCTGAGCTGATCGCGGACATTAAG AACTACGACGGCCTCGTGGTGAGATCTGCTACCAAGGTAACGGCTGCTGTTATCAATGCTGCCGATAATCTGAAGATCATCGGCAGAGCTGGGACCGGCGTGGACAACGTGGATGTTGAGGCTGCTACCAGAAAGAGCATCATCGTCATGAA CACTCCGAGTGGGAACACCATCAGCGCTGCAGAGCTGACCTGCGCCCTGCTGATGAGCCTCTCCAG acATGTACCCCAAGCTGCCATGTCCATGAAACAGGGGAAATGGGATCGTAAAAAG TTCATGGGCGCCGAGCTGTACGGCAAGGTGCTCGGAATCGTTGGACTTGGAAGGATTGGGAAGGAGGTCGCCTCAAGAATGCAGTCGTTTGGCATGAAG ACTATCGGCTATGATCCAATCACTCCTCCCGAGGTGACGGCCAGCTGGGGCGTCCTGCAGATGTCTCTGGAGGAGCTCTGGCCTCAGTGTGACTACATTACCGTCCACACTCCCCTCATGCCCTCTACTGTTG gtCTGCTTAACGATGAAACCTTCGGAAAGTGCAAGCGAGGAGTGAAGGTTGTGAACTGTGCCAGAGGGGGCATCATTGACGAGGCTGCTCTGCTCAGAGCGCTGGAGTCTGGACAGTGCGGCGGAGCGGGACTCGATGTCTTTGTTGAG GAGCCGCCTAAGAACCGCTCTCTTATCGACCATCCCAACGTCATCAGCTGCCCTCACCTGGGAGCCAGTACGAAGGAGGCTCAGGCTCGCTGCGGGATGGACATCGCCGTGCAGATCGTGGAGATGGTGAAAGGCAAGAACCTGGTCGGAGCA GTAAATGCACAGGTTTTGGCCAACACCTTCTCGCAGGAATCTCAGCAACTCATCAAACTTGGAGAAGCTGTTGGCGCTGTGCTGAAGTCCTGCATTGCCTCTAACGCACCGCCAAGCCACGTTGAAATCAGTACTAAAG GCGACTCGATGAAGTCCTCCACCGGATACATGACGTCCGCTGTGCTCGTCGGCCTCGTCAATCGGCAGTCTGGGTGTTGCCCAAACCTCATCAATGTCCTGAGTCTCGCCAAGGAGAGTGGAATCACG GTAAACCAGTCCCACTACGCGTCTGACGGGGCGGCCGAAGGCGTGTGCAAAGTGGAGATCACGGCCAGTAGCGGCCGCCATAACGCCGTGGGTTCAGTCCGGGGCGGCGTggccgtcctgctgcagctgaacgaCAGCAGGTTCAGACAGCCCATCTCACTCTCCGGAAATCTGTTGTTCTTCAAGGCTTCGGCTGATCCGCAGCTCCTCACCTCACTGGCCG GATTGCTGGCCGCAGAGGGAGTGCAGATAGAGTCATTCAGCGGTCCTGAAAACCACACTGGGGACCAGTGGTTTTGTGTGGGGCTGTCGGCTCTCCTGAAAGATGTCAGCGCGCTGAAGCCCTTGGTTAACGATGCGGCCCAGCTCAGCATTTAA